One stretch of Tenacibaculum sp. MAR_2010_89 DNA includes these proteins:
- a CDS encoding helix-turn-helix domain-containing protein has translation MTNIIKLHEMQPNELGILIQKIIKEELKQILSLIKNTNEDQVLTRKEAAAFLKISETTLWTLDKTQVLPAKRLNGKVLYFKSDLLNFSS, from the coding sequence ATGACTAACATTATCAAGTTACATGAAATGCAACCTAACGAATTAGGTATACTTATTCAAAAAATCATTAAAGAAGAACTAAAGCAAATTCTATCTTTAATAAAAAACACGAATGAAGATCAAGTGTTGACTAGAAAAGAAGCTGCCGCTTTTTTAAAAATCTCAGAAACCACTCTTTGGACTCTCGATAAAACTCAGGTATTACCTGCAAAACGTTTAAACGGAAAAGTTCTTTACTTTAAAAGTGATCTACTTAACTTTTCTAGTTAA
- a CDS encoding polyprenyl synthetase family protein → MDLLKYHSDFLTYLEKQNFTREPKNLYEPVDYILQLGGKRIRPILTLIASDIFSGSHTEALPAALAVEVFHNFTLVHDDIMDDAPLRRGKETVHEKWDINTGILSGDAMLILAYQYFENYKPAVFQKLAQLFSKTALEVCDGQQLDVDFETRNDVTIDEYIKMISLKTSVLVAAALKMGAIVAEADEEQAQHLYNYGLNLGIAFQLQDDYLDTFGNPDTFGKQIAGDIIENKKTYLYLKALEVANTSDRENLLNLFNGKEKNIEEKIKQTTSIFTDNNIPQHTQQLIEYYTNKSFEFLDIMTLNEDAKQGLRTFGENLMNRKV, encoded by the coding sequence TTGGACTTATTAAAATATCATTCAGACTTTTTAACCTATTTAGAAAAACAAAACTTTACAAGAGAGCCTAAAAACCTATACGAACCAGTAGATTATATTCTACAATTGGGAGGTAAGAGAATTAGACCAATCTTAACATTAATTGCTTCTGATATCTTCTCAGGAAGTCATACAGAGGCTCTTCCTGCTGCATTAGCTGTAGAAGTTTTTCATAACTTTACATTGGTGCATGATGACATTATGGATGATGCCCCTTTAAGAAGAGGTAAAGAGACTGTTCATGAAAAATGGGATATAAATACTGGTATTTTATCTGGTGATGCTATGTTAATACTAGCATATCAATACTTTGAAAACTACAAACCAGCTGTTTTTCAAAAATTAGCTCAATTATTTAGCAAAACCGCTTTAGAAGTTTGCGACGGACAACAGTTAGATGTTGATTTTGAAACTAGAAATGATGTTACTATTGATGAGTATATTAAAATGATTAGTTTAAAAACTTCTGTTTTAGTAGCTGCTGCTTTAAAAATGGGAGCTATTGTAGCTGAAGCTGATGAAGAACAAGCTCAACATTTATATAATTATGGTTTAAACTTGGGTATTGCTTTTCAATTACAAGATGACTACTTAGATACTTTTGGAAACCCAGATACTTTTGGGAAACAAATTGCTGGGGATATTATAGAAAACAAGAAAACATATTTATATTTAAAAGCTCTTGAAGTAGCGAACACCTCTGATAGAGAAAATCTATTAAATTTATTTAATGGAAAAGAAAAAAATATTGAAGAAAAAATCAAGCAAACAACTTCTATTTTCACTGATAATAATATACCTCAACACACACAACAACTTATTGAATACTACACAAATAAGTCGTTCGAATTTTTAGATATCATGACACTAAATGAGGACGCAAAGCAAGGCTTACGCACTTTTGGTGAAAATTTAATGAACAGAAAAGTGTAA